A stretch of Arthrobacter sp. NEB 688 DNA encodes these proteins:
- a CDS encoding carbohydrate ABC transporter permease, with the protein MLTRLKDSTPKTLLLGGAALFSVFPLLSMLSAALQPQGSSPAGFSIPTDPQWHNFVDAWDVANITTLMRSSIILVVGVVPVAVLIASMAAYAIAQLRIPLGKVFFLLLLLGLTLPYEIVVVPLYYEMQGLGLLNTRLGLILPLIGLNMPFAVFWMRTHFMSVPAELSESSAIDGAGPWQAFRRIQLPLAVPAIASLAVLMFLSTWNQFLLAIVLIDDPNKRTMAGALQGFVGAHSTDVVLLNAGALLIMAPTILVFLAFQRYFIQAMLAGAVKG; encoded by the coding sequence ATGCTGACCCGTCTCAAGGACTCCACGCCCAAGACCCTCCTGCTCGGGGGTGCGGCCCTCTTCTCGGTCTTCCCGCTCCTGTCGATGCTCTCCGCCGCGCTGCAGCCCCAGGGCTCCTCGCCGGCCGGGTTCTCGATCCCGACGGACCCGCAGTGGCACAACTTCGTCGACGCCTGGGACGTCGCGAACATCACGACGCTCATGAGGTCGAGCATCATCCTCGTCGTCGGGGTCGTGCCCGTCGCGGTGCTCATCGCGTCGATGGCGGCCTACGCCATCGCCCAGCTGCGCATCCCCCTCGGGAAGGTCTTCTTCCTGCTGCTGCTCCTCGGGCTGACGCTGCCCTACGAGATCGTCGTCGTGCCGCTGTACTACGAGATGCAGGGCCTCGGGCTGCTCAACACCCGGCTCGGGCTGATCCTGCCGCTCATCGGGCTGAACATGCCCTTCGCGGTGTTCTGGATGCGCACGCACTTCATGTCGGTGCCGGCCGAGCTGTCGGAGTCGTCCGCGATCGACGGAGCCGGTCCGTGGCAGGCGTTCCGGCGCATCCAGCTCCCGCTCGCGGTGCCGGCGATCGCCTCGCTGGCGGTGCTCATGTTCCTCAGCACCTGGAACCAGTTCCTCCTGGCGATCGTGCTCATCGACGACCCGAACAAGCGGACGATGGCCGGGGCGCTGCAGGGGTTCGTCGGGGCGCACTCGACCGACGTCGTCCTGCTCAACGCCGGGGCGCTGCTCATCATGGCGCCGACGATCCTCGTGTTCCTCGCCTTCCAGCGCTACTTCATCCAGGCGATGCTCGCCGGCGCCGTCAAGGGCTGA
- a CDS encoding sugar ABC transporter permease, giving the protein MSTVDGLAGPAAVAEAELQAERRAPRRRRAGGAGSRRRARWAGWWFALPALVMYVVFELYPIVTAVQYSFYDWDGINLSTPVGLDNYVRVFTEPQLLSSIVHAFILVIFFSVVPVLLALVIASIVREIRSAVAGGLARTLLFLPQIIPGAAAAIAWTWMYAPDGAVNQGLRAFGLDALARPWLGDFTWALPAVGIIGTWLATGLCTLLLMSGIGKIDTSLYEAAQLDGANRMQQFRNVTLPGLRQEIGVCVTITIIAALASFDVVYMSTQGGPGYSTQVPGVQVYQLAFTENRIGQSSAVAVVLSLIVLAVILPLQRLFRER; this is encoded by the coding sequence ATGAGCACCGTCGACGGTCTGGCCGGTCCGGCCGCCGTCGCCGAGGCCGAGCTGCAGGCCGAGCGGCGCGCTCCGCGCCGACGGCGGGCGGGCGGCGCCGGGTCCCGGCGCCGCGCCCGCTGGGCCGGCTGGTGGTTCGCCCTCCCGGCGCTCGTCATGTACGTCGTCTTCGAGCTGTACCCGATCGTCACCGCGGTCCAGTACTCGTTCTACGACTGGGACGGCATCAACCTCTCGACGCCGGTCGGGCTGGACAACTACGTGCGGGTCTTCACCGAGCCGCAGCTGCTGTCCTCGATCGTCCACGCGTTCATCCTCGTCATCTTCTTCTCGGTCGTCCCGGTGCTGCTCGCGCTGGTCATCGCCTCGATCGTCCGGGAGATCCGCTCGGCCGTCGCCGGCGGCCTGGCCCGCACCCTGCTCTTCCTGCCGCAGATCATCCCCGGCGCCGCGGCCGCCATCGCCTGGACGTGGATGTACGCCCCGGACGGCGCCGTCAACCAGGGCCTGCGGGCGTTCGGCCTCGACGCGCTGGCCCGGCCGTGGCTCGGCGACTTCACCTGGGCGCTGCCCGCGGTCGGCATCATCGGCACGTGGCTCGCCACCGGGCTGTGCACCCTGCTCCTCATGTCGGGCATCGGCAAGATCGACACCAGCCTCTACGAGGCGGCCCAGCTCGACGGGGCGAACCGGATGCAGCAGTTCCGCAACGTCACCCTGCCGGGGCTGCGCCAGGAGATCGGGGTCTGCGTGACCATCACGATCATCGCGGCGCTCGCGAGCTTCGACGTCGTCTACATGTCGACGCAGGGCGGCCCGGGCTACTCCACGCAGGTGCCCGGCGTGCAGGTCTACCAGCTGGCGTTCACGGAGAACCGGATCGGCCAGTCCTCCGCGGTGGCGGTCGTGCTCAGCCTCATCGTGCTGGCCGTCATCCTCCCGCTCCAGCGACTCTTCAGGGAGAGGTGA
- a CDS encoding extracellular solute-binding protein encodes MPSASQSPRSTTRRAFVAAVGALGVGALAACSAPGGSAGVSSAEAVPSAVSTTLGSQAVTLELYDGQGLKPLDDALIAAFTKKHPTVTITPTYDPDNVTTQNQPRQLASPTPPDLVRVISVTAGTKNNLLTNLDKYAEAYGWDALPASQLAQFRAENGVAGSGSLYAKASGFTMTGLYYNKALATKVGMSTPPTTLAELTGYMDKAKAQGLTPMVVHNKEGGGVFPFQLLLNTLMGPEKVSQWVFNAPDATIDDPAGLEAATTVMQWQKAGYFPESVNAVDATAADALFASNKGLFFPWGNWDAGNLDTTMPNQVGFFPFPAAKDGASPAAMSDAATAFGIPAKSAHKDAAAAFLNFLSSDEARQIAVDAGFMPSGTSEQQAPTIKDGSVLADVTTAFATVSEAGGQVPFVQNATAGINNRAWNPESQLLYGGRETPEQFVKNVQAKYEEELGR; translated from the coding sequence ATGCCCTCGGCATCCCAGTCCCCCCGCAGCACCACCCGTCGTGCCTTCGTGGCCGCCGTCGGCGCCCTCGGCGTCGGCGCCCTGGCCGCCTGCTCGGCCCCCGGCGGCTCCGCCGGCGTCTCGTCCGCCGAGGCGGTCCCGTCGGCGGTGAGCACCACGCTCGGCAGCCAGGCGGTGACCCTCGAGCTCTACGACGGCCAGGGCCTCAAGCCCCTCGACGACGCGCTCATCGCGGCCTTCACCAAGAAGCACCCCACCGTGACGATCACGCCGACGTACGACCCCGACAACGTCACCACGCAGAACCAGCCGCGCCAGCTCGCGTCCCCGACGCCCCCGGACCTCGTCCGCGTCATCTCGGTGACGGCCGGCACGAAGAACAACCTCCTGACCAACCTCGACAAGTACGCCGAGGCCTACGGGTGGGACGCCCTCCCCGCGTCCCAGCTCGCGCAGTTCCGGGCCGAGAACGGCGTCGCCGGCTCGGGGTCGCTCTACGCCAAGGCCTCCGGCTTCACGATGACCGGCCTCTACTACAACAAGGCGCTCGCGACGAAGGTCGGCATGTCGACCCCGCCCACCACCCTCGCCGAGCTGACCGGCTACATGGACAAGGCCAAGGCGCAGGGGCTCACGCCGATGGTCGTGCACAACAAGGAGGGCGGCGGGGTGTTCCCGTTCCAGCTCCTCCTCAACACGCTCATGGGTCCGGAGAAGGTGTCGCAGTGGGTGTTCAACGCCCCGGACGCGACGATCGACGACCCGGCGGGTCTCGAGGCGGCCACCACGGTGATGCAGTGGCAGAAGGCCGGCTACTTCCCCGAGTCGGTCAACGCCGTGGACGCGACGGCGGCCGACGCGCTCTTCGCGAGCAACAAGGGCCTGTTCTTCCCGTGGGGCAACTGGGACGCCGGCAACCTCGACACGACGATGCCGAACCAGGTCGGGTTCTTCCCCTTCCCGGCGGCGAAGGACGGCGCCTCCCCGGCGGCGATGTCCGACGCGGCCACGGCGTTCGGCATCCCCGCGAAGTCCGCGCACAAGGACGCCGCCGCGGCCTTCCTGAACTTCCTCTCCAGCGACGAGGCCCGCCAGATCGCGGTCGACGCCGGCTTCATGCCCTCCGGCACGAGCGAGCAGCAGGCGCCGACCATCAAGGACGGCTCGGTGCTCGCCGACGTGACCACGGCCTTCGCCACGGTCTCCGAGGCGGGCGGTCAGGTCCCGTTCGTGCAGAACGCGACCGCCGGCATCAACAACCGTGCCTGGAACCCCGAGAGCCAGCTGCTCTACGGCGGCCGTGAGACGCCGGAGCAGTTCGTCAAGAACGTCCAGGCCAAGTACGAGGAAGAGCTCGGGCGATGA
- a CDS encoding LacI family DNA-binding transcriptional regulator: MPRKVDARAKVTIVEIARLAGVGVGTASRALSNAKDVAPATRDRVLRVAEELNYVVSPEASRLAKGTRGRVAVVVPHLSRWFFGEVVEGLVRVLHAADLDVLLYHVADTAERRDFFTRLPARRKVDAVVVVGFQVDAAEQAQLATMGVHIVAAGGQSATYPSVHIDDHTAARQAVDHLLFLGHRRIGMLEAYDPEQPTLPPTRSPAYVEALRERDLPVDPELVLAASWSGENGAALMGRLLSLPDPPTAVFAHSDEVALGAVRTLRRSGLRPGVDVSVIGIDGHPLGELTDLTTVRQDPAAQGAVAGEMVVDLLGGRSLAEESVIAPTELVVRSSTGRPAEVLTRST; encoded by the coding sequence ATGCCCCGCAAGGTCGACGCCCGCGCCAAGGTGACGATCGTCGAGATCGCCCGCCTCGCCGGCGTCGGGGTCGGCACCGCCTCGCGCGCCCTGAGCAACGCCAAGGACGTCGCCCCCGCCACCCGCGACCGGGTCCTGCGGGTCGCCGAGGAGCTCAACTACGTCGTCTCCCCCGAGGCCTCGCGCCTGGCCAAGGGCACCCGGGGCCGCGTCGCCGTCGTCGTCCCCCACCTCTCGCGCTGGTTCTTCGGCGAGGTCGTCGAGGGGCTGGTCCGCGTGCTGCACGCCGCCGACCTCGACGTCCTGCTCTACCACGTCGCCGACACCGCCGAGCGGCGCGACTTCTTCACCCGGCTCCCGGCCCGGCGCAAGGTCGACGCCGTCGTCGTCGTGGGCTTCCAGGTCGACGCCGCCGAGCAGGCGCAGCTCGCGACGATGGGCGTGCACATCGTCGCCGCCGGCGGCCAGAGCGCGACCTACCCGTCGGTGCACATCGACGACCACACCGCCGCACGCCAGGCCGTCGACCACCTCCTGTTCCTCGGGCACCGCCGCATCGGGATGCTCGAGGCGTACGACCCCGAGCAGCCGACGCTGCCGCCCACCCGCTCACCGGCGTACGTCGAGGCGCTGCGCGAGCGCGACCTCCCCGTCGACCCCGAGCTCGTCCTCGCCGCCTCGTGGAGCGGCGAGAACGGCGCCGCCCTCATGGGTCGCCTGCTCAGCCTGCCCGACCCGCCGACCGCCGTCTTCGCGCACTCGGACGAGGTCGCCCTCGGCGCGGTCCGGACCCTGCGGCGCAGCGGACTGCGCCCCGGCGTCGACGTGTCGGTCATCGGCATCGACGGCCATCCCCTCGGCGAGCTGACCGACCTCACGACCGTGCGTCAGGACCCCGCGGCCCAGGGCGCCGTCGCCGGCGAGATGGTCGTCGACCTCCTCGGTGGCCGGTCGCTCGCCGAGGAGTCGGTCATCGCCCCGACCGAGCTCGTCGTGCGGTCCTCCACCGGCCGTCCGGCGGAGGTCCTCACCCGGAGCACCTGA
- a CDS encoding ABC transporter ATP-binding protein — translation MSAAGLDASVEVRRGDFVLEAAVRAAPGEVLAVLGPNGSGKSTLLGAVAGLVPLAGGSIRLDGVVLDDATSGAFVEAAHRPVGFVFQDYRLFPHLSVLDNVAFSPQVRGRSRAEARTVATEWLERLGLADLARRRPHRLSGGQAQRVALGRALAGSPDLLLLDEPLSALDARTRLEVQGELKKHLAAFGGPSLLVTHDPLEALVLADRLVVLEDGRVVQEGSPAEVARRPSTEYVARLVGLNLYPGTAEPDGVRLEGGGRFVVPDHGERGEVLVALRPSAVTVSAQPPGPSSARNTWAATISGLTLLTDRVRLDLVGEPSCLVDITPAAVAELGLSAGQRVWLSAKAVDLEVYSR, via the coding sequence GTGAGCGCGGCGGGGCTCGACGCGTCGGTCGAGGTGCGCCGCGGCGACTTCGTGCTCGAGGCCGCCGTGCGCGCCGCCCCGGGCGAGGTGCTCGCCGTGCTCGGGCCCAACGGGTCGGGCAAGTCGACCCTGCTGGGCGCCGTCGCGGGGCTGGTGCCGCTCGCCGGGGGCAGCATCCGCCTCGACGGCGTGGTGCTCGACGACGCCACGTCCGGGGCGTTCGTCGAGGCCGCGCACCGTCCGGTCGGCTTCGTCTTCCAGGACTACCGCCTCTTCCCGCACCTCTCGGTGCTCGACAACGTGGCGTTCTCGCCGCAGGTGCGCGGACGCTCGCGCGCCGAGGCGCGGACGGTGGCCACGGAGTGGCTCGAGCGCCTCGGGCTCGCCGACCTCGCGCGTCGGCGACCCCACCGGTTGTCGGGCGGGCAGGCGCAGCGCGTGGCGCTGGGGCGCGCGCTGGCCGGCTCGCCCGACCTCCTCCTCCTCGACGAGCCGCTGTCCGCGCTCGACGCGCGCACGCGGCTCGAGGTGCAGGGGGAGCTGAAGAAGCACCTCGCGGCGTTCGGCGGCCCGAGCCTGCTCGTGACGCACGACCCGCTCGAGGCGCTCGTGCTCGCCGACCGGCTCGTCGTCCTCGAGGACGGGCGGGTCGTCCAGGAGGGCAGCCCGGCCGAGGTCGCCCGCCGACCCTCGACCGAGTACGTGGCCCGGCTCGTCGGGCTCAACCTCTACCCCGGGACCGCCGAGCCGGACGGGGTACGGCTGGAGGGCGGCGGACGCTTCGTCGTGCCCGACCACGGCGAGCGGGGCGAGGTGCTCGTCGCGCTGCGTCCTTCCGCCGTCACGGTCAGCGCCCAGCCGCCGGGGCCCTCCAGCGCCCGCAACACGTGGGCGGCGACCATCTCGGGCCTCACGCTGCTCACCGACCGCGTGCGGCTCGACCTCGTCGGCGAGCCGTCCTGCCTCGTCGACATCACACCGGCGGCCGTGGCCGAGCTCGGGCTGTCCGCCGGGCAGCGGGTCTGGTTGTCCGCCAAGGCCGTCGACCTCGAGGTCTACTCGCGCTGA
- a CDS encoding ABC transporter permease: protein MLVPALVGVAFLVVPLLGLLVRAPWSDAWSILRQSQAAEALRLSLWTSSLATVIALVLGVPLAWLLARSSFPGLRVVRALVTLPLVLPPVVGGVALLLAFGRNGFIGRWLDAWFGVTIPFSPAAVVMAETFVAMPFLVVTVEGALRAANRGYEDAAATLGAGRLTVFRRVTLPMVAPSLAAGAVLCWARALGEFGATITFAGSFPGRTQTMPIAVYYALETDPDAAILLSLVLLLVSVAILVALRDRWLRGGSV, encoded by the coding sequence CTGCTCGTGCCGGCGCTGGTGGGCGTCGCGTTCCTCGTCGTCCCGCTGCTGGGGCTGCTCGTGCGCGCGCCGTGGTCGGACGCGTGGAGCATCCTGCGGCAGTCGCAGGCGGCCGAGGCGCTCCGGCTGTCGCTGTGGACCTCGAGCCTGGCGACCGTCATCGCGCTCGTCCTCGGGGTGCCGCTCGCGTGGCTGCTCGCGCGCAGCAGCTTCCCCGGGCTGCGCGTCGTGCGGGCGCTCGTCACGCTGCCGCTCGTGCTGCCGCCGGTGGTCGGCGGTGTCGCGCTCCTGCTCGCGTTCGGGCGCAACGGGTTCATCGGGCGGTGGCTGGACGCGTGGTTCGGGGTCACCATCCCGTTCAGCCCGGCGGCGGTCGTCATGGCCGAGACGTTCGTCGCGATGCCCTTCCTCGTCGTCACCGTCGAGGGCGCGCTGCGGGCGGCGAACCGGGGCTACGAGGACGCCGCGGCCACGCTCGGCGCGGGCCGCCTGACCGTCTTCCGGCGCGTGACGCTGCCGATGGTCGCGCCCTCGCTCGCCGCCGGGGCGGTGCTCTGCTGGGCGCGGGCGCTCGGCGAGTTCGGCGCGACCATCACCTTCGCGGGCAGCTTCCCCGGGCGCACCCAGACGATGCCGATCGCGGTGTACTACGCGCTCGAGACCGACCCGGACGCCGCCATCCTCCTCAGCCTCGTGCTGCTGCTGGTCTCGGTCGCCATCCTCGTCGCGCTGCGCGACCGCTGGCTGCGCGGGGGGAGCGTGTGA
- the modA gene encoding molybdate ABC transporter substrate-binding protein — MRRTVTTTVAVLLGLGLAGCGSSSPSASTTASAGASAGSTVSGDITVLAAASLTESFTTLGKQFEAAHPGVKVTLSFGASSALATQITSGAPADVFASASAKNMDAVVSAGDATSPMTFANNVMEIAVPPSNPGRVTGVESLAGSGVKTALCQEQVPCGATAAKVFTNAGVTVTPVTLEPDVKSVLSKVTLGEVDAGLVYVTDVRAAGDKVTGIEIPADVNASTSYPIATLSKAPNAATAQAFVDYVLSAEGSTVLTAAGFQKP; from the coding sequence GTGCGCCGCACCGTCACCACCACCGTCGCCGTCCTCCTCGGGCTCGGGCTCGCCGGGTGCGGGTCCTCGAGCCCCTCCGCGTCGACGACCGCCTCCGCGGGGGCCTCCGCGGGCAGCACCGTGTCGGGCGACATCACGGTGCTCGCCGCGGCGTCGCTCACCGAGTCGTTCACGACGCTCGGGAAGCAGTTCGAGGCCGCGCACCCCGGGGTCAAGGTCACCCTGAGCTTCGGCGCCAGCTCCGCCCTCGCGACCCAGATCACCTCCGGCGCACCGGCGGACGTCTTCGCCTCGGCCAGCGCCAAGAACATGGACGCGGTCGTCTCGGCCGGCGACGCCACGAGCCCGATGACGTTCGCGAACAACGTCATGGAGATCGCGGTGCCGCCTTCGAACCCCGGCCGGGTGACCGGCGTCGAGTCGCTCGCCGGCTCCGGGGTGAAGACCGCGCTCTGCCAGGAGCAGGTCCCGTGCGGGGCGACCGCCGCGAAGGTGTTCACCAACGCCGGGGTCACGGTGACGCCGGTGACCCTCGAGCCCGACGTCAAGTCGGTGCTCAGCAAGGTGACCCTCGGCGAGGTCGACGCCGGGCTCGTCTACGTCACCGACGTCCGCGCGGCGGGCGACAAGGTGACGGGCATCGAGATCCCGGCCGACGTCAACGCCTCGACGAGCTACCCGATCGCGACCCTGAGCAAGGCGCCGAACGCCGCGACGGCGCAGGCCTTCGTCGACTACGTCCTCTCGGCCGAGGGGTCGACGGTGCTGACGGCGGCCGGCTTCCAGAAGCCGTGA
- a CDS encoding TOBE domain-containing protein: MHLFRMREAADLLGISDDTMRRWADAGRLETTTDAAGRRAVEGPVLARFAEELAAEGAHAAVGEVAAASVRNRFTGLVTRVLKDGVMAQVEIQSGPHRFVSLLSREAADELGLEPGVLAVAAMKATNVSVEIPSSR, encoded by the coding sequence ATGCACCTCTTCCGGATGCGCGAGGCCGCCGACCTCCTGGGCATCAGCGACGACACGATGCGCCGCTGGGCCGACGCCGGCCGGCTCGAGACGACGACGGACGCCGCCGGGCGCCGGGCCGTCGAGGGGCCTGTGCTCGCGCGCTTCGCCGAGGAGCTGGCAGCCGAGGGGGCCCACGCCGCCGTCGGCGAGGTCGCGGCCGCCTCCGTGCGCAACCGGTTCACCGGCCTCGTGACGCGCGTCCTCAAGGACGGCGTCATGGCGCAGGTCGAGATCCAGTCCGGGCCGCACCGGTTCGTGTCGCTCCTCAGCCGCGAGGCCGCCGACGAGCTGGGCCTCGAGCCCGGCGTCCTCGCCGTCGCCGCGATGAAGGCCACGAACGTGTCCGTCGAGATCCCGAGCAGCCGGTGA
- a CDS encoding NADP-dependent oxidoreductase, translating to MTDTTPTPGSTTAPREWRLASRPTGWPTPENFELAESDVPELADGQLRVRNVVLSVDPYMRGRMSAAKSYAAPYAVGEAMNGGAVGVVEESRADGFSVGDHVLHGLGWREVAVLDAKDARVVDASAAPASAYLGVLGMTGLTAYAGLKRVAALKEGDVVFVSGAAGAVGGAVGQIAKAMGASRVIGSAGSPEKVRHLTEDLGFDAAFSYRDGKVSDHLRELAPEGVDVYFDNVGGEHLEAAIGSLNLGGRIAVCGMISAYNDTEPAPGPRNLVRLIQTRGRIEGFLVGDHYDLAGEYFSTAAGWLADGTLSQRETSVDGFEHAVDAFLGVLRGDNTGKMVVTL from the coding sequence ATGACCGACACCACCCCGACCCCCGGCTCCACCACCGCCCCGCGCGAGTGGCGCCTGGCGTCCCGCCCGACCGGCTGGCCGACGCCCGAGAACTTCGAGCTCGCCGAGAGCGACGTCCCCGAGCTGGCCGACGGCCAGCTCCGCGTGCGCAACGTCGTCCTCTCCGTGGACCCGTACATGCGCGGCCGGATGAGCGCCGCCAAGTCCTACGCCGCCCCCTACGCGGTCGGCGAGGCGATGAACGGCGGCGCGGTCGGCGTCGTCGAGGAGTCGCGCGCCGACGGCTTCTCCGTCGGTGACCACGTGCTGCACGGCCTGGGCTGGCGCGAGGTCGCCGTCCTGGACGCCAAGGACGCCCGCGTCGTCGACGCCTCTGCCGCACCGGCATCCGCCTACCTCGGTGTCCTCGGGATGACCGGGCTCACCGCCTACGCCGGCCTCAAGCGCGTCGCCGCGCTCAAGGAGGGCGACGTCGTCTTCGTGTCCGGCGCCGCGGGTGCCGTCGGTGGCGCCGTCGGCCAGATCGCCAAGGCGATGGGCGCCTCGCGCGTCATCGGCTCGGCCGGCTCGCCCGAGAAGGTCCGCCACCTGACCGAGGACCTCGGCTTCGACGCCGCGTTCTCCTACCGCGACGGCAAGGTCTCCGACCACCTGCGCGAGCTCGCGCCGGAGGGCGTCGACGTCTACTTCGACAACGTGGGCGGCGAGCACCTCGAGGCGGCCATCGGCTCGCTCAACCTCGGCGGGCGCATCGCGGTCTGCGGGATGATCTCGGCCTACAACGACACCGAGCCGGCCCCGGGCCCGCGCAACCTCGTGCGGCTCATCCAGACCCGCGGCCGCATCGAGGGCTTCCTCGTCGGTGACCACTACGACCTCGCCGGCGAGTACTTCTCGACCGCGGCCGGGTGGCTCGCCGACGGCACGCTGTCGCAGCGCGAGACCTCGGTCGACGGCTTCGAGCACGCGGTCGACGCCTTCCTCGGCGTCCTGCGCGGCGACAACACCGGGAAGATGGTCGTGACGCTCTGA
- a CDS encoding TMEM165/GDT1 family protein produces MYAFLLSTAVIFVAELGDKSQLMAMTFATRYRVRDVLIGITAATAIVHLVSVGIGAAVGTAFEQYQGTISVVAGVAFLVFAAWTLRGDELTEDEADKARRSTGAALLAVGVAFFLAELGDKTMLATITLATQEGWFGTWVGSTVGMVAADALAIGVGAVLGRKLPEKVIKYGAAGAFLVFGLLLIAQGAGWL; encoded by the coding sequence ATGTACGCGTTCCTGCTCAGCACCGCCGTCATCTTCGTCGCCGAGCTCGGCGACAAGAGCCAGCTCATGGCGATGACCTTCGCGACGCGCTACCGCGTCCGCGACGTCCTCATCGGCATCACCGCCGCCACCGCGATCGTCCACCTCGTCTCCGTCGGCATCGGCGCCGCCGTCGGGACCGCCTTCGAGCAGTACCAGGGGACGATCTCCGTCGTCGCCGGTGTCGCCTTCCTCGTCTTCGCCGCGTGGACCCTGCGCGGTGACGAGCTGACCGAGGACGAGGCCGACAAGGCCCGCCGCAGCACCGGTGCGGCGCTCCTCGCCGTCGGTGTCGCCTTCTTCCTCGCCGAGCTCGGCGACAAGACGATGCTCGCCACCATCACGCTCGCCACCCAGGAGGGCTGGTTCGGCACGTGGGTCGGCAGCACGGTCGGGATGGTCGCCGCCGACGCGCTGGCCATCGGCGTCGGCGCCGTCCTCGGCCGCAAGCTCCCCGAGAAGGTCATCAAGTACGGCGCGGCCGGGGCCTTCCTCGTCTTCGGCCTCCTGCTCATCGCCCAGGGCGCCGGATGGCTCTGA
- a CDS encoding transglutaminase family protein, with translation MALTPVPGGATAGPSTSVALDLRTEVVTAGEVAFCLTAAGHLERDESLVVTGADGHALDVREVGMHHHTRLHLVDAPLGELSVRYRATVRRDSPAPAPVTDADRFTYVLPSRYCPSDRVQGWAAAQFAGTDDPWDLARRVAAWVHARTAYTPGSTGPGDDALVPLHTGQGVCRDYAHLTVTLLRALEVPARYVSVYAPGLDPMDAHAVVEAAVGDEWRLLDATRLAPRASMVRTGTGRDAADVALMTTLGAETGPFSMEVTATADPDLPVEDPDVVVLLG, from the coding sequence ATGGCTCTGACCCCGGTCCCCGGCGGGGCGACCGCCGGCCCGAGCACCTCGGTGGCGCTCGACCTGCGCACCGAGGTCGTCACCGCCGGCGAGGTCGCGTTCTGTCTCACCGCCGCGGGTCACCTCGAGCGCGACGAGTCGCTCGTGGTGACCGGCGCCGACGGCCACGCGCTCGACGTCCGCGAGGTCGGGATGCACCACCACACCCGGCTGCACCTGGTCGACGCCCCGCTCGGCGAGCTGTCCGTGCGCTACCGGGCGACCGTGCGACGGGACTCCCCCGCACCCGCCCCGGTCACCGACGCCGACCGGTTCACCTACGTGCTCCCCAGCCGCTACTGCCCGAGCGACCGCGTGCAGGGATGGGCGGCAGCCCAGTTCGCGGGCACCGACGACCCCTGGGACCTCGCCCGCCGGGTCGCCGCGTGGGTCCACGCCCGGACGGCCTACACCCCCGGGTCGACCGGCCCCGGCGACGACGCCCTCGTCCCGCTGCACACCGGGCAGGGCGTCTGCCGCGACTACGCGCACCTCACGGTCACGCTGCTGCGCGCGCTCGAGGTGCCGGCCCGCTACGTCTCGGTCTACGCCCCCGGCCTGGACCCGATGGACGCCCACGCGGTCGTCGAGGCGGCCGTCGGCGACGAGTGGCGCCTGCTCGACGCGACCCGGCTCGCGCCCCGCGCGTCGATGGTGCGCACCGGCACCGGGCGCGACGCGGCCGACGTCGCCCTCATGACGACGCTCGGCGCCGAGACCGGGCCGTTCTCGATGGAGGTCACCGCGACGGCCGACCCGGACCTGCCGGTCGAGGACCCCGACGTGGTCGTCCTCCTCGGCTGA